From a single Hemitrygon akajei chromosome 28, sHemAka1.3, whole genome shotgun sequence genomic region:
- the LOC140717709 gene encoding solute carrier family 22 member 6-A-like codes for MAFGDLLEMVGGLGKFQAIHIVLLSFPAMFTACHNLLQNFVAAVPDHRCRVRLGDEGSRYLNVTEEPLREELLRVFMPLDEEGRPDKCRMYTSPQWHLLGTNETQGNGSQPDTQACTDGWVYDRSQFTSTIVTEWDLVCDRKSLKRMVQSIYMAGLLIGACVLGRLSDKFGRRILLQWSYLLLAVSGTCAAFSSSFPLFCFWRFLSGVSLSGIIINSVSLKVEWTPTRFRPPVAMCGSFCYTFGQVLLPGIAYGIKDWCWIQLSVSVPFFVFFLYSWWLSESARWLIVNGKEHVALKQLKRVAKVNGREAEGERLTIEILKASVENDQLTDKKQSVLDLFRTPVMRQITCCMMVVWFSTSFAYYGLSIDLQGFGVNIYLIQLIFGAVDFPAKIVAFLMLSLIGRRFTQVTSLALAGSTLLANAILPKELQTVRTSLAAFGKGCLSAAFTCCFLYASELYPTVVRQTGIGLIGTMARLGAMVAPIVRMTGDYIPFLPSLIYGGVTVITGLTAFWLLETRNMPLPETINDVENCMKSSKRVSKLQNEDVPLQDVQASLMKQTV; via the exons CCGTCCCCGACCACCGGTGCCGGGTGCGGCTGGGAGACGAAGGCTCGCGGTACCTCAATGTGACGGAGGAGCCGCTGAGGGAGGAGCTTCTCCGGGTGTTCATGCCCCTGGACGAGGAAGGGAGGCCGGACAAGTGCCGCATGTACACCTCCCCGCAGTGGCATCTCCTGGGCACCAACGAGACGCAGGGCAACGGGAGCCAACCTGACACACAGGCGTGCACCGATGGGTGGGTGTACGACCGCTCCCAGTTCACGTCGACGATCGTGACAGAG TGGGACCTCGTGTGTGATCGGAAGTCTCTGAAGCGGATGGTGCAGTCGATCTACATGGCCGGACTGCTGATTGGAGCCTGTGTCCTGGGCAGACTGTCCGACAA GTTTGGCCGTCGAATCCTGCTGCAATGGTCGTACTTGCTGCTTGCCGTGTCGGGGACATGTGCAgcgttctcctcctccttcccactctTCTGCTTCTGGAGATTTCTGTCGGGGGTCAGTTTGTCGGGCATCATCATCAACAGCGTATCTCTCA AGGTTGAATGGACTCCGACCAGATTTCGACCTCCTGTTGCCATGTGTGGTTCCTTCTGTTACACGTTTGGTCAGGTCTTACTGCCCGGGATCGCCTACGGCATCAAAGATTGGTGTTGGATCCAGCTCTCGGTCTCCGTCCCATTCTTTGTCTTCTTCCTTTATTCCTG GTGGCTCTCGGAGTCGGCCCGATGGCTCATCGTGAACGGCAAGGAACACGTTGCTCTGAAGCAGCTGAAGAGGGTGGCGAAGGTGAATGGCCGGGAGGCAGAAGGGGAGAGGCTCACCATTGAA ATTCTGAAGGCAAGTGTGGAGAATGACCAGCTCACTGACAAGAAGCAGAGTGTGTTGGATCTGTTCCGGACACCAGTGATGCGACAGATCACCTGTTGTATGATGGTGGTTTG GTTTTCAACGAGCTTTGCCTACTATGGGCTGTCAATCGACCTGCAAGGGTTCGGAGTCAACATCTACCTCATCCAGCTCATCTTTGGAGCCGTTGATTTTCCGGCAAAGATCGTGGCCTTCTTGATGCTGAGCCTGATCGGGAGAAGGTTCACACAGGTCACCTCACTTGCCCTGGCCGGGTCCACACTGCTGGCAAACGCCATTCTTCCAAAAG AGCTGCAGACTGTCCGGACTTCGCTCGCTGCCTTTGGTAAGGGATGTCTCTCAGCCGCCTTCACCTGCTGCTTCCTTTATGCCAGTGAACTTTACCCAACGGTGGTCCG GCAGACGGGAATTGGGCTCATAGGTACCATGGCCCGGTTGGGCGCAATGGTGGCGCCCATTGTAAGAATGACTGGCGATTACATCCCCTTTTTgccatctctgatatatggcggaGTGACTGTAATCACAGGATTAACTGCCTTCTGGCTTCTGGAGACACGGAACATGCCGTTACCGGAAACGATCAACGACGTGGAGAACTG CATGAAGAGCTCTAAAAGGGTCAGCAAATTACAGAATGAAGATGTCCCACTGCAGGACGTTCAAGCATCACTCATGAAACAGACGGTTTAA